The Caballeronia sp. Lep1P3 genome window below encodes:
- the hisG gene encoding ATP phosphoribosyltransferase: MSALPQTSSSVEPSAPLTLALSKGRIFEETVPLLAAAGVQVAEDPESSRKLILPTTNPNLRVIIVRATDVPTYVEYGAADFGVAGKDVLIEHGGSGLYQPVDLNIACCRMSVAVKAGFDYANAVRQGARLRVATKYTQTAREHFAAKGVHVDLIKLYGSMELAPLVGLADAIVDLVSSGGTLRANNLVEVEEIMQISSRLVVNQAALKLKRAALKPYLDAFERASAGTNN, encoded by the coding sequence ATGAGCGCGTTGCCGCAGACGTCGTCGTCGGTTGAGCCGAGCGCGCCGCTCACGCTCGCGCTCTCGAAAGGGCGTATCTTCGAGGAAACCGTGCCCTTGCTCGCCGCCGCCGGCGTGCAGGTCGCGGAAGATCCGGAAAGCTCGCGCAAGCTCATCCTGCCGACCACCAATCCGAACCTGCGCGTCATCATCGTGCGCGCAACCGATGTGCCGACCTACGTCGAATACGGCGCGGCGGATTTCGGCGTCGCGGGCAAGGACGTGCTGATCGAGCACGGCGGCAGCGGCCTGTATCAGCCGGTCGATCTGAACATTGCGTGCTGCCGGATGTCGGTGGCGGTGAAGGCCGGCTTCGACTACGCGAACGCGGTGCGCCAGGGCGCGCGCCTGCGCGTCGCGACGAAGTACACGCAGACGGCGCGCGAGCATTTCGCGGCGAAGGGCGTGCACGTCGATCTGATCAAGCTGTACGGCTCGATGGAACTCGCGCCGCTCGTCGGCCTGGCGGACGCCATCGTCGATCTCGTCAGCTCGGGCGGCACGTTGCGCGCGAACAATCTGGTCGAGGTCGAGGAAATCATGCAGATCTCGTCGCGACTCGTCGTGAATCAGGCGGCGCTCAAGCTGAAGCGCGCGGCGCTCAAGCCGTATCTCGACGCTTTCGAGCGCGCCTCGGCCGGGACGAACAACTAG
- the hisD gene encoding histidinol dehydrogenase: protein MSIKIRKLDSSTDGFQKALRAVLAFEASEDEAIERAVAQILADVKARGDAAVLEYTNKFDRLKADSVAALELPPSELEAALEGLEPKRRAALEAAAARVRGYHEKQRIECGSHSWQYTEADGTVLGQKVTPLDRAGIYVPGGKAAYPSSVLMNAIPARVAGVKEIVMVVPTPDGVKNPLVLAAALLGGVDRVFTIGGAQAVGALAYGTESVPAVDKICGPGNAYVASAKRRVFGTVGIDMIAGPSEILVICDATTDPRWVAMDLFSQAEHDELAQSILLCPDATFIQRVEDAIVELLPAMPRRDVIQRSLEDRGALIKVKDMAEACAIANDIAPEHLEISALDPHQWAAQIHNAGAMFLGRYTSESLGDYCAGPNHVLPTSRTARFSSPLGVYDFMKRSSVIEVSSEGAQTLGEIAAELAYGEGLQAHAKSAEYRMRNIG from the coding sequence ATGTCTATCAAGATTCGTAAGCTCGATTCCAGCACCGATGGTTTTCAGAAGGCGCTGCGCGCGGTGCTCGCGTTCGAGGCGAGCGAGGACGAAGCGATCGAGCGCGCCGTCGCGCAGATTCTCGCGGACGTGAAGGCGCGCGGCGACGCGGCCGTGCTCGAATACACGAACAAGTTCGATCGCCTGAAAGCGGATAGCGTCGCGGCGCTCGAATTGCCGCCGTCGGAACTGGAAGCCGCGCTCGAGGGCCTCGAGCCGAAGCGCCGCGCGGCGCTCGAAGCGGCGGCGGCGCGCGTGCGCGGCTATCACGAGAAGCAGCGCATCGAGTGCGGAAGCCATAGCTGGCAATACACGGAAGCCGACGGCACCGTGCTCGGCCAGAAGGTGACGCCGCTCGACCGCGCGGGCATCTACGTGCCGGGCGGCAAGGCGGCATATCCGTCGTCGGTGCTGATGAATGCGATTCCGGCGCGCGTCGCGGGCGTGAAGGAAATCGTGATGGTCGTGCCGACGCCCGACGGCGTGAAGAATCCGCTCGTGCTCGCGGCCGCGCTGCTGGGCGGCGTGGACCGCGTGTTCACCATCGGCGGCGCGCAGGCGGTCGGCGCGCTCGCTTACGGCACGGAATCGGTGCCGGCGGTCGACAAGATCTGCGGTCCGGGCAACGCGTATGTAGCGTCGGCGAAGCGTCGCGTGTTCGGCACCGTGGGCATCGACATGATCGCGGGACCGTCCGAGATTCTCGTCATCTGCGACGCCACCACCGATCCGCGCTGGGTCGCGATGGACCTCTTTTCGCAAGCCGAGCACGACGAACTCGCGCAATCCATTCTGCTGTGCCCGGACGCGACGTTCATCCAGCGCGTCGAGGATGCGATCGTCGAATTGCTGCCCGCGATGCCGCGCCGCGATGTCATTCAGCGTTCGCTCGAAGATCGCGGCGCGCTCATCAAGGTGAAGGACATGGCCGAAGCGTGCGCGATCGCGAACGACATCGCGCCGGAGCATCTGGAAATTTCCGCGCTCGATCCGCATCAGTGGGCCGCGCAGATTCATAACGCGGGCGCGATGTTCCTCGGCCGCTACACGAGTGAAAGCCTCGGCGACTATTGCGCCGGACCGAACCACGTGCTGCCGACTTCGCGGACCGCGCGCTTCTCGTCGCCGCTCGGCGTGTACGACTTCATGAAGCGTTCGAGCGTGATCGAAGTGAGTTCGGAGGGCGCGCAGACGCTCGGCGAAATCGCGGCGGAACTCGCGTACGGCGAAGGCTTGCAGGCGCACGCGAAGAGCGCGGAATACCGGATGAGGAACATCGGCTGA
- the hisC gene encoding histidinol-phosphate transaminase: MTTPQDIIRPDILAMTSYPVPESTGLVKLDAMENPYALPADLAERLGAHLAGVALNRYPAPRPADLLAKLKRAMHVPDACDVLLGNGSDELISIMSIACAKPGAKVVAPVPGFVMYQMSAAFAHLEFIGVPLRADFTLDVDALIAAIEAHAPALVYLAYPNNPTGTLYDDADMERVIAAASKSLVVIDEAYQPFAEKTWMPRAAQFDNVVVMRTVSKLGLAGIRLGYMAGRPAWIMQFDKVRPPYNINVLTQATADFLLDHLDVLDAQAAALRDARAQLAREVAALPGMTVYPSAGNFLLVRVPDAAVAFETLLTSRVLVKNVSKMHALLSNCVRLTVGTAEENAHMLAALKKLAPN; encoded by the coding sequence ATGACGACACCACAAGACATCATTCGCCCCGACATCCTCGCGATGACGAGCTATCCCGTGCCCGAGTCGACTGGGCTCGTCAAGCTCGACGCGATGGAGAACCCCTACGCGCTGCCCGCGGATCTCGCCGAACGCCTCGGCGCGCATCTCGCGGGCGTCGCGCTGAACCGCTATCCGGCGCCGCGTCCCGCCGATCTGCTCGCGAAGCTCAAGCGCGCGATGCACGTTCCCGACGCCTGCGACGTGCTGCTCGGCAACGGCTCCGACGAACTGATCAGCATCATGTCGATCGCGTGCGCGAAGCCGGGCGCGAAAGTCGTCGCGCCCGTGCCGGGCTTCGTGATGTATCAGATGTCGGCGGCGTTCGCGCATCTGGAGTTCATCGGCGTGCCTTTGCGCGCGGACTTCACGCTCGACGTCGATGCCTTGATCGCGGCCATCGAAGCGCACGCGCCCGCACTCGTCTATCTCGCGTATCCGAACAACCCGACCGGCACGCTTTACGACGACGCCGACATGGAGCGCGTGATCGCGGCGGCGTCGAAGAGTCTCGTCGTGATCGACGAGGCGTATCAGCCGTTCGCCGAGAAAACGTGGATGCCGCGCGCCGCGCAGTTCGACAACGTCGTAGTGATGCGCACAGTGTCGAAGCTCGGGCTCGCCGGCATCCGCCTCGGCTATATGGCGGGCCGCCCAGCGTGGATCATGCAGTTCGACAAGGTGCGCCCGCCCTACAACATCAACGTGCTGACGCAGGCGACCGCCGATTTCCTGCTCGATCATCTCGACGTGCTCGACGCGCAAGCCGCCGCCCTGCGCGACGCGCGCGCCCAGCTCGCGCGCGAAGTCGCCGCGCTGCCGGGCATGACCGTCTATCCGAGCGCGGGCAATTTTCTGCTCGTGCGCGTGCCCGATGCGGCAGTGGCGTTCGAAACACTGCTCACTTCGCGGGTTTTGGTGAAAAACGTGAGTAAAATGCACGCGTTGCTTTCAAATTGCGTGCGTTTGACGGTCGGAACCGCCGAGGAAAACGCGCACATGCTCGCGGCGCTGAAGAAACTCGCGCCGAACTGA
- the hisB gene encoding imidazoleglycerol-phosphate dehydratase HisB yields the protein MRIAEVVRNTSETQIRVKLDLDGTGKQKLATGVPFLDHMLDQIARHGLFDLEIEAHGDLHIDDHHTVEDTGITLGQAVAKAIGDRKGIRRYGHSYVPLDEALSRVVIDFSGRPGLEFHVPFTRARIGNFDVDLTIEFFRGFVNHAGVTLHIDNLRGINAHHQVETVFKAFGRALRMAVEFDERAAGQIPSTKGSL from the coding sequence ATGCGTATTGCGGAAGTCGTTCGCAACACCAGCGAAACGCAGATCCGTGTGAAGCTCGATCTCGACGGCACCGGCAAGCAGAAGCTCGCCACCGGCGTGCCGTTCCTCGATCACATGCTCGACCAGATTGCCCGTCACGGCCTGTTCGACCTCGAAATCGAAGCGCATGGCGACCTCCATATCGACGATCACCATACCGTCGAAGACACCGGCATCACGCTTGGGCAAGCGGTGGCGAAGGCCATCGGCGACCGCAAGGGCATCCGCCGCTACGGTCACTCGTATGTGCCGCTGGACGAAGCGCTGTCGCGCGTCGTCATCGACTTTTCGGGGCGGCCGGGGCTCGAGTTCCACGTTCCGTTCACGCGCGCGCGCATCGGCAATTTCGATGTCGATCTCACCATCGAGTTCTTTCGCGGCTTCGTGAATCACGCGGGCGTCACGCTGCATATCGACAACCTGCGCGGCATCAACGCGCACCATCAAGTCGAGACCGTGTTCAAGGCGTTCGGCCGCGCGCTGCGCATGGCCGTCGAATTCGACGAACGCGCGGCGGGGCAGATTCCGTCGACCAAAGGCAGTCTCTGA
- a CDS encoding YchE family NAAT transporter has product MDLFKSFISLLALINPIGAIPFFLSLTSQQSDVEKRNTIRVACVSVFCVIAVTALLGQQIIAFFGISVGSFEVGGGIIMLLMAISMLNAQVGNARSTPEERMEAEERNSIAVVPLAIPLLTGPGSISTVIVYAANAQHWYDRFGLVLLGAIIAALCFGALNLAEPIARWVGRTGINIGTRLMGLMLSALAVEFIVNGLKALMPTLK; this is encoded by the coding sequence ATGGATCTTTTCAAGTCGTTCATATCCTTGCTCGCGCTGATCAACCCGATCGGCGCGATACCGTTTTTCCTGAGCCTCACTTCGCAGCAGTCCGACGTGGAGAAGCGCAACACCATCCGCGTCGCGTGCGTTTCGGTGTTCTGCGTGATCGCGGTGACGGCGTTGCTCGGTCAGCAGATCATCGCGTTCTTCGGCATTTCCGTCGGGTCGTTCGAAGTCGGCGGCGGCATCATCATGTTGCTGATGGCGATCAGCATGTTGAACGCGCAAGTCGGCAACGCGCGCTCGACGCCGGAAGAGCGCATGGAAGCGGAGGAGCGCAACAGCATCGCGGTCGTGCCGCTCGCGATTCCGCTGCTCACCGGGCCGGGTTCGATCAGCACGGTCATCGTCTATGCTGCAAATGCGCAGCATTGGTACGACCGCTTCGGCCTCGTGCTGCTGGGCGCGATCATCGCCGCGCTCTGCTTCGGCGCGCTGAATCTGGCGGAGCCGATCGCGCGCTGGGTCGGGCGCACCGGAATCAATATCGGCACGCGTCTCATGGGATTGATGCTGTCGGCGCTGGCGGTGGAGTTCATCGTCAACGGGTTGAAGGCCCTCATGCCTACTTTGAAATGA
- the hisH gene encoding imidazole glycerol phosphate synthase subunit HisH, whose amino-acid sequence MKTSIAIVDYGMGNLRSVYQALKKAAPDADVAIVDEPQAIHAADRIVLPGQGAMRDCMAHLGQSGLQEAVMLASREKPMLGVCVGEQMLFDWSEEGDTRGLGLFPGKVVRFQLEGRLQDDGSRFKVPQMGWNRVRQTQKHSMWDGIADGAFFYFVHSYHVVPDNPAHTSGETIYGDPFTSAVARDNIFATQFHPEKSADAGLRLYRNFVHWNP is encoded by the coding sequence ATGAAAACTTCGATTGCGATTGTTGATTACGGAATGGGCAACCTGCGCTCGGTGTATCAGGCGCTGAAGAAGGCCGCGCCCGACGCGGACGTGGCGATCGTCGACGAGCCGCAGGCCATTCACGCGGCCGATCGCATCGTGCTGCCGGGACAAGGCGCGATGCGCGACTGCATGGCGCATCTCGGGCAATCGGGCCTGCAGGAAGCAGTGATGCTGGCATCGCGCGAAAAACCGATGCTCGGCGTGTGCGTCGGCGAGCAGATGCTTTTCGACTGGAGCGAAGAGGGCGACACGCGAGGCCTCGGTCTGTTCCCCGGCAAGGTGGTGCGTTTTCAGCTCGAAGGCCGGCTGCAGGACGACGGCTCGCGCTTCAAGGTGCCGCAAATGGGCTGGAACCGCGTGCGTCAGACGCAGAAGCATTCGATGTGGGACGGCATTGCGGACGGCGCGTTCTTTTACTTCGTGCACAGCTATCACGTCGTGCCGGACAACCCGGCGCATACGTCGGGCGAAACCATCTACGGCGATCCGTTCACGTCGGCGGTCGCGCGTGACAACATCTTCGCGACGCAGTTTCACCCCGAAAAAAGCGCGGACGCGGGCTTGCGCCTGTATCGCAATTTCGTGCACTGGAACCCGTGA
- the hisA gene encoding 1-(5-phosphoribosyl)-5-[(5-phosphoribosylamino)methylideneamino]imidazole-4-carboxamide isomerase → MLLIPAIDLKDGQCVRLRQGDMDQATIFSEDPAAMARHWVDKGARRLHLVDLNGAFAGKPKNGEAIRAIIEEVGSEIPVQLGGGIRDLNTIERYLDDGLSYVIIGTAAVKNPGFLQDACTAFAGHIIVGLDAKDGKVATDGWSKLTGHEVVDLGRKFEDYGCESIIYTDIGRDGMLQGINIDATVRLAQAVKIPVIASGGLSSIADIESLCEVEGEGIEGVICGRAIYSGDLDFKAAQTRADALREADDA, encoded by the coding sequence ATGCTGCTCATTCCGGCCATCGATCTCAAAGACGGTCAGTGCGTGCGCCTCAGACAAGGCGATATGGACCAGGCGACCATTTTTTCAGAAGATCCGGCGGCGATGGCCCGGCACTGGGTCGACAAAGGCGCGCGGCGGCTGCATCTCGTCGATTTGAACGGCGCATTCGCGGGCAAGCCGAAGAACGGCGAGGCGATCCGCGCCATCATCGAGGAAGTGGGCAGCGAGATTCCGGTGCAATTGGGCGGCGGCATCCGCGATCTCAACACCATCGAACGCTATCTGGACGATGGTCTGTCCTACGTGATCATCGGCACGGCGGCGGTGAAGAATCCCGGCTTCCTGCAGGATGCGTGCACCGCGTTCGCGGGGCATATCATCGTCGGCCTCGACGCGAAGGACGGCAAAGTGGCCACCGATGGCTGGAGCAAGCTGACCGGCCACGAAGTCGTGGACCTCGGCCGCAAGTTCGAGGACTACGGCTGCGAGTCCATCATCTATACCGACATCGGACGCGACGGCATGCTTCAGGGCATCAACATCGACGCGACCGTGCGGCTCGCGCAAGCCGTCAAGATTCCGGTGATCGCGAGCGGCGGATTGTCGAGCATCGCGGACATCGAATCGCTCTGCGAAGTCGAGGGCGAAGGCATCGAAGGCGTGATCTGCGGCCGCGCGATCTACTCCGGCGATCTTGATTTCAAGGCGGCGCAAACACGCGCGGACGCGCTGCGCGAAGCCGACGACGCCTGA
- the hisF gene encoding imidazole glycerol phosphate synthase subunit HisF, producing MALAKRIIPCLDVTAGRVVKGVNFVELRDAGDPVEIARRYDDQGADELTFLDITATSDQRDLILPIIEAVASQVFIPLTVGGGVRAVEDVRRLLNAGADKISMNSSAVANPQLVRDASDKHGSQCIVVAIDAKRVSSEGEPPRWEVFTHGGRKATGIDAIEWARKMAELGAGEILLTSMDRDGTKAGFDLALTRAVSDAVPVPVIASGGVGSLRHLADGIVEGHADAVLAASIFHYGEHTVGEAKRFMADQGISVRI from the coding sequence ATGGCTCTCGCTAAACGCATCATCCCCTGTCTCGACGTAACCGCCGGGCGCGTCGTGAAGGGCGTCAACTTCGTCGAACTGCGCGACGCCGGCGATCCCGTCGAGATCGCGCGGCGCTACGACGATCAGGGCGCCGACGAACTCACGTTCCTCGACATCACCGCGACTTCCGACCAGCGCGATCTCATTCTGCCGATCATCGAAGCGGTCGCGTCGCAGGTCTTCATTCCGCTGACCGTCGGCGGCGGCGTGCGTGCGGTCGAAGACGTGCGCCGGCTGCTCAACGCGGGCGCGGACAAGATCAGCATGAACTCGTCGGCGGTGGCGAATCCGCAGCTCGTGCGCGACGCGTCGGACAAGCACGGCTCGCAATGCATCGTCGTCGCGATCGATGCGAAGCGCGTCTCGTCCGAAGGCGAGCCGCCGCGCTGGGAAGTGTTCACGCATGGCGGGCGCAAGGCGACGGGGATCGACGCAATCGAATGGGCGCGCAAGATGGCCGAGCTCGGCGCGGGCGAGATTCTTTTGACGAGCATGGACCGCGACGGCACGAAAGCCGGCTTCGATCTCGCGCTCACGCGCGCCGTGTCGGATGCGGTGCCGGTGCCGGTGATCGCGTCGGGCGGCGTGGGGTCGCTCAGGCATCTGGCGGACGGCATCGTCGAGGGACACGCCGACGCGGTGCTCGCGGCGAGCATCTTCCATTACGGCGAGCACACGGTCGGCGAGGCGAAGCGCTTCATGGCCGATCAAGGCATTTCGGTGAGGATCTGA
- the hisI gene encoding phosphoribosyl-AMP cyclohydrolase, which produces MSDQAVWLDKVKWDANGLVPVIAQEASTNDVLMFAWMNREALAKTIELKRAVYFSRSRQRLWFKGEESGHVQHVHEVRLDCDEDVVLLKVEQVSGIACHTGRHSCFFQKFEGTAENGEWLAVEPVLKDPESIYK; this is translated from the coding sequence GTGAGCGATCAGGCCGTCTGGCTCGATAAAGTGAAGTGGGATGCGAACGGACTCGTGCCGGTGATCGCGCAGGAAGCCTCCACCAATGACGTGCTGATGTTCGCGTGGATGAATCGCGAGGCGCTCGCGAAGACCATCGAACTGAAGCGCGCCGTCTATTTCTCGCGTTCGCGGCAGCGGCTGTGGTTCAAGGGCGAGGAATCGGGACATGTGCAGCATGTCCACGAAGTGCGCCTCGACTGCGACGAAGACGTCGTGCTGCTCAAGGTCGAGCAAGTGTCGGGCATCGCGTGCCACACCGGCCGCCACTCGTGTTTTTTCCAGAAATTCGAAGGCACCGCGGAAAACGGCGAATGGCTCGCCGTCGAGCCGGTCCTGAAAGATCCAGAAAGCATTTACAAATGA
- a CDS encoding phosphoribosyl-ATP diphosphatase translates to MTQATTLDTLLRLAAVIDSRKGGDPEQSYVSRLFHKGDDAVLKKIGEEATEVVLAAKDARQGGASKALVGEVADLWFHCLVMLSHFDLSPADVIAELERREGLSGIEEKALRKSREREQNGG, encoded by the coding sequence ATGACGCAAGCCACCACGCTGGACACGCTGCTACGCCTTGCCGCCGTCATCGACAGCCGCAAGGGCGGCGATCCGGAACAATCCTACGTTTCGCGACTCTTTCATAAAGGTGACGACGCCGTGCTGAAGAAAATCGGCGAGGAAGCGACGGAAGTCGTCCTCGCTGCGAAGGACGCGCGTCAGGGCGGCGCTTCGAAGGCGCTCGTCGGAGAAGTCGCCGATTTGTGGTTCCATTGTCTCGTGATGCTGTCGCATTTCGATTTGAGCCCCGCCGATGTGATCGCCGAACTGGAGCGGCGCGAAGGCTTGTCGGGCATCGAGGAGAAGGCGCTGCGCAAGTCGCGCGAGCGCGAGCAGAACGGCGGCTGA
- a CDS encoding histidine triad nucleotide-binding protein — MSQDNCIFCKIASGQLPSTKVYEDDEFVAFNDINPAAPVHVLVIPRKHIETLSDCSESDAPLLGRMVSLVGRLAKELGVSYTGGNTGFRTVINTGPGGGQEVYHIHAHLLAGERPWRRMG, encoded by the coding sequence ATGAGCCAAGACAACTGCATCTTCTGCAAGATCGCCTCGGGTCAACTTCCGAGCACGAAGGTTTATGAGGACGACGAGTTCGTCGCTTTCAACGACATCAATCCCGCCGCCCCGGTCCACGTGCTGGTCATTCCGCGAAAGCATATTGAGACGCTTTCGGACTGTTCCGAAAGCGATGCACCGCTGCTTGGTAGAATGGTAAGTCTCGTTGGCCGTTTGGCGAAGGAATTAGGCGTTTCCTACACAGGAGGAAACACTGGCTTTCGAACGGTCATCAACACTGGGCCAGGCGGCGGGCAGGAGGTGTACCACATTCATGCACACCTTTTGGCTGGAGAGCGCCCGTGGCGGCGGATGGGCTGA
- the tatA gene encoding Sec-independent protein translocase subunit TatA: protein MGSLSIWHWLIVLLIVALVFGTKKLRNIGGDLGGAVKGFKEGMREGDTPASTDQRELPRNGTVDVEAKDKTRPGDYR from the coding sequence ATGGGTTCGTTAAGCATTTGGCATTGGTTGATCGTTCTGTTGATCGTGGCGCTCGTTTTCGGGACGAAGAAACTGCGCAACATCGGCGGCGATCTCGGCGGCGCGGTGAAGGGTTTCAAGGAAGGCATGCGCGAGGGCGACACGCCCGCCTCCACCGATCAGCGCGAACTGCCGCGTAACGGCACGGTGGACGTGGAAGCGAAGGACAAGACCCGCCCGGGCGATTACCGCTAA
- the tatB gene encoding Sec-independent protein translocase protein TatB → MLDLGLTKMALIGVVALVVLGPERLPGVARTAGALFGRAQRYINDVKSEVAREMELDELKKMRTEFEAAASNVESNIHDTLRRHESDLNDAWNEGTSVAPGIAGEGASSVDDGGALAAPWTRTASTQTRRKNWRVKQSAVPNWYKRTTARRTRVQSGAARVARHTPATLRRPTKFF, encoded by the coding sequence ATGCTCGATCTCGGTCTGACGAAAATGGCGCTCATCGGCGTCGTCGCGCTGGTGGTGCTCGGGCCGGAGCGTCTGCCCGGCGTCGCGCGCACGGCCGGCGCGCTCTTCGGGCGCGCGCAGCGCTACATCAACGACGTGAAGTCCGAAGTGGCGCGTGAAATGGAACTCGACGAACTGAAGAAGATGCGAACCGAGTTCGAGGCGGCGGCATCGAACGTGGAGTCGAACATCCACGACACGCTGCGGCGCCACGAGTCCGACCTGAACGACGCGTGGAACGAGGGCACGTCGGTCGCGCCGGGCATCGCGGGTGAAGGGGCGTCGTCGGTGGATGACGGCGGCGCGTTAGCCGCGCCGTGGACGCGCACCGCGTCGACGCAAACCAGGCGCAAGAACTGGCGCGTCAAGCAGAGCGCGGTTCCGAACTGGTACAAGCGCACGACCGCGCGGCGCACGCGCGTGCAATCGGGCGCAGCGCGTGTCGCCCGGCATACGCCCGCAACCTTGCGCCGTCCGACGAAATTCTTCTGA
- the tatC gene encoding twin-arginine translocase subunit TatC, whose product MSDPQQNKDEPVEETFISHLVELRDRIMRAGASVIVVFVSLVYWAPDIFKLLARPLMQNLPRDGKMIVTDVTGSFFVPMKVTMLVAFVIALPIVLYQIWAFVAPGLYQHEKKLVAPLVFSSYALFLCGMAFAYFVVFPTIFRVMAHYNAPLGAEMTTDIDNYLSFVLTMFLAFGVTFEVPIVVVLLARMGVVSIAKLKQIRPYVIVGAFIISAVVTPPDVFSQLILAIPLIVLYEAGIVAARLVVGKEAVKSEEVVAK is encoded by the coding sequence GTGAGCGACCCGCAACAAAATAAAGACGAGCCCGTCGAAGAGACGTTCATTTCGCATCTGGTCGAACTGCGCGATCGCATCATGCGCGCGGGGGCTTCGGTCATCGTCGTGTTCGTCTCGCTCGTGTATTGGGCGCCCGACATCTTCAAACTGCTCGCGCGTCCGCTGATGCAGAACCTGCCGCGCGACGGCAAGATGATCGTCACCGACGTCACCGGCTCGTTCTTCGTGCCGATGAAGGTCACGATGCTCGTTGCCTTCGTCATTGCGCTGCCGATCGTCCTTTATCAGATCTGGGCGTTCGTCGCGCCGGGGCTTTATCAGCACGAAAAGAAGCTCGTCGCGCCGCTCGTTTTCAGCAGCTACGCGCTCTTCCTTTGCGGCATGGCGTTCGCGTATTTCGTCGTGTTTCCGACCATCTTTCGCGTGATGGCGCATTACAACGCGCCGCTCGGCGCGGAGATGACCACGGATATCGACAACTACCTCAGCTTCGTGCTGACGATGTTCCTCGCGTTCGGGGTGACGTTCGAGGTGCCGATCGTCGTCGTGCTGCTGGCGCGCATGGGCGTCGTCTCGATTGCGAAACTCAAGCAGATTCGACCGTATGTGATCGTCGGCGCGTTCATTATCTCGGCGGTCGTCACGCCGCCGGACGTCTTCTCGCAGCTCATTCTCGCGATTCCGCTCATCGTTCTCTACGAAGCGGGGATTGTCGCGGCGCGGCTGGTGGTCGGCAAGGAAGCGGTAAAAAGCGAGGAAGTGGTCGCGAAGTAG